The Neobacillus sp. OS1-2 genome includes a window with the following:
- the ndk gene encoding nucleoside-diphosphate kinase: protein MEKTFLMVKPDGVQRNLIGEIVARFERKGFQLVGAKLMSIPTELAEEHYGEHKERPFFGELVDFITSGPVFAMVWQGENVIATARQMMGATNPKDAAPGTIRGDFGLTVGKNVIHGSDSPASAEREIGLFFKDTGVVEYSKVVNEWIY from the coding sequence ATGGAAAAAACTTTTTTAATGGTCAAGCCAGATGGAGTACAGCGGAATCTTATTGGAGAAATCGTTGCACGTTTTGAAAGAAAGGGCTTTCAATTAGTTGGGGCTAAATTAATGAGCATTCCAACTGAGCTTGCTGAAGAACATTATGGTGAGCATAAGGAACGTCCATTCTTTGGAGAATTAGTAGATTTCATTACTTCCGGCCCAGTTTTCGCTATGGTATGGCAAGGAGAGAATGTAATTGCTACCGCTCGTCAAATGATGGGAGCAACGAATCCAAAGGATGCAGCACCTGGAACTATTCGTGGAGACTTTGGTCTAACAGTCGGTAAGAATGTGATTCATGGTTCTGATTCACCTGCTAGTGCAGAGCGTGAAATTGGTTTGTTTTTTAAAGATACTGGGGTAGTCGAGTACTCTAAGGTAGTCAACGAATGGATTTATTAA
- the hepT gene encoding heptaprenyl diphosphate synthase component II, producing the protein MKLKMMYSFLNSDINIIEKELEETIQTESILLKQASMHTLQAGGKRIRPVFVLLAGKFGQYDIHVMKNVAVALELIHMASLVHDDVIDDADLRRGQPTVKSKWDNKIAMYTGDFVFALALELMTNIDKPAAHKILANTIVEVTVGEIQQIKDKYRFNQNLRDYLRRIKRKTALLIAVSCQLGAIASGVEEVFHKRLFRFGYYVGMSYQIIDDILDFTSTEKALGKPAGSDLLQGNITAPALFAMETDEIKREIEKVNENMTPKEISTIISLIKQSGAIEKSFALSDQYLNKALAILEELPENKAKKTLQDIAKYIGRRKF; encoded by the coding sequence ATGAAATTAAAAATGATGTATTCATTTTTGAATTCGGATATTAACATAATCGAAAAAGAACTGGAAGAGACAATACAAACTGAGTCTATTCTTTTGAAACAGGCTTCAATGCATACCTTACAAGCCGGAGGAAAAAGAATTCGTCCTGTTTTTGTTTTACTTGCAGGTAAATTTGGCCAATATGATATACATGTAATGAAAAATGTTGCTGTGGCTCTTGAACTCATTCATATGGCGTCCCTTGTCCATGATGATGTTATTGATGATGCGGATCTCCGCAGAGGCCAGCCAACAGTCAAATCAAAATGGGATAATAAAATTGCGATGTATACCGGCGACTTTGTTTTTGCCCTTGCGTTAGAATTAATGACAAATATCGATAAACCTGCTGCCCATAAAATACTGGCAAACACCATTGTTGAAGTAACAGTAGGGGAAATTCAGCAGATTAAAGACAAATACCGATTTAATCAAAACCTTCGGGATTATCTTCGTCGTATTAAAAGGAAAACAGCTTTGTTAATTGCAGTAAGCTGCCAATTAGGGGCAATTGCTTCGGGGGTAGAAGAAGTCTTTCATAAGCGGCTATTCCGTTTTGGTTATTATGTGGGAATGTCTTATCAAATCATCGATGATATTTTAGATTTTACTTCAACTGAGAAGGCATTAGGAAAGCCCGCGGGCAGTGATCTTTTGCAAGGGAATATTACGGCACCGGCTCTTTTCGCAATGGAAACGGACGAGATTAAGAGGGAAATTGAAAAAGTAAATGAGAATATGACCCCCAAGGAAATTTCTACTATTATTTCTCTTATCAAACAATCTGGTGCCATCGAGAAATCATTTGCTTTAAGTGATCAGTATTTAAATAAAGCGTTGGCTATATTAGAAGAACTGCCAGAAAATAAAGCAAAAAAAACACTGCAGGATATTGCGAAATATATTGGCAGGCGGAAATTCTAG
- a CDS encoding demethylmenaquinone methyltransferase, which translates to MQQSKEQRVHNVFEKISDNYDKMNSVISFQQHIKWRKDTMKRMNVKPGSKALDVCCGTADWTIALAEAVGTNGEVTGLDFSQNMLNVGIEKVKGLGLKQVHLIHGNAMELPFPDNSFDYVTIGFGLRNVPDYMQVLKEMHRVVKPGGIAVCLETSQPTLVGYKQLYYFYFRYIMPLFGKLLAKSFREYAWLHESARDFPGMKELAKMFEQAGFKDVKFKSYSGGAAAVHIGKKN; encoded by the coding sequence ATGCAGCAATCGAAAGAACAACGCGTTCATAATGTGTTTGAAAAGATATCTGATAACTACGATAAAATGAACTCGGTTATTAGTTTTCAGCAGCACATTAAGTGGCGAAAAGACACCATGAAAAGAATGAATGTTAAGCCTGGTTCAAAAGCTCTTGATGTTTGTTGCGGAACGGCCGATTGGACCATTGCCTTGGCTGAGGCAGTTGGCACTAATGGGGAAGTAACAGGTTTAGACTTTAGTCAAAATATGTTAAATGTAGGGATTGAGAAGGTTAAAGGACTTGGGCTGAAACAGGTTCATTTAATCCATGGTAACGCAATGGAACTTCCTTTCCCTGATAACAGTTTTGATTATGTAACGATTGGTTTTGGGTTAAGGAATGTTCCGGATTACATGCAGGTATTGAAAGAAATGCATCGCGTGGTTAAACCGGGAGGAATTGCTGTTTGTCTTGAAACGTCACAGCCTACTTTAGTCGGATATAAGCAGCTTTATTATTTTTACTTCCGCTATATTATGCCGTTATTTGGAAAGTTGTTAGCGAAAAGCTTTCGGGAATATGCGTGGCTCCATGAATCCGCACGCGATTTTCCAGGAATGAAGGAGCTTGCCAAAATGTTTGAGCAAGCTGGCTTTAAAGACGTAAAATTCAAGAGTTATAGTGGCGGTGCGGCGGCTGTGCATATCGGCAAAAAAAATTAA
- a CDS encoding heptaprenyl diphosphate synthase component 1, with the protein MQDIRQKYTIIREQIEKRAYDSYLLAYIETPIIDEDKLLILISIMDRLELSFSKIKNYALSTMLIQIALDTHEHISNASKDEKSRQLTVLAGDYFSGLYYKLLAESEDIMMIKSLSKGVKEVNENKIFIYHNKLEGIERLMTSIMRIESSLLTKLSDYFKVDFCNDFLAHLFLFKRLLHEKKQYFQSERSVLFESLKIMSFPGNEARLEELSSGQRNHLVQVCDHYLELSKQVIEKGLKQLPYLNDLLENRVSLLLKQFQPNAKSFVEEG; encoded by the coding sequence GTGCAGGATATTCGACAAAAATATACAATTATCAGGGAGCAGATTGAAAAAAGGGCCTATGACTCATATTTGCTCGCATATATTGAAACTCCAATTATTGATGAAGATAAGCTCCTTATCCTCATCTCCATAATGGACCGACTCGAATTGTCCTTTAGCAAAATCAAGAACTATGCATTGTCAACGATGTTAATACAAATTGCCCTTGATACCCATGAACATATTTCCAATGCATCAAAGGATGAAAAAAGTCGTCAATTAACTGTTCTTGCCGGGGATTATTTCAGTGGTTTGTATTATAAACTGCTTGCTGAATCGGAAGATATCATGATGATTAAATCCCTTTCAAAAGGGGTCAAAGAGGTCAATGAAAATAAGATTTTTATTTACCATAATAAACTTGAGGGAATAGAAAGATTGATGACAAGCATTATGCGGATTGAAAGTTCATTGCTAACAAAGCTCTCTGATTATTTCAAGGTAGATTTTTGTAATGATTTTCTTGCTCATTTATTTTTGTTTAAACGGTTACTGCATGAAAAAAAGCAATATTTTCAATCGGAAAGATCCGTTTTATTTGAATCATTGAAGATCATGAGCTTCCCTGGTAATGAAGCAAGGCTGGAAGAATTGTCAAGTGGACAGCGGAATCACCTAGTACAGGTTTGCGACCACTATTTGGAACTTTCGAAACAAGTGATTGAAAAGGGATTAAAACAGCTCCCTTATTTAAATGACCTGCTTGAAAATAGGGTTTCGTTACTGTTGAAGCAATTTCAGCCAAATGCAAAATCTTTTGTGGAAGAAGGGTAA
- the mtrB gene encoding trp RNA-binding attenuation protein MtrB, with protein sequence MEKRNQQNNDYIVIKAIEDGVNVIGLTRGTDTKFHHSEKLDKGEVLIAQFTEHTSAIKIRGNAKILTQLGELESEMKK encoded by the coding sequence ATGGAAAAGCGCAATCAGCAAAATAATGATTACATTGTCATAAAAGCTATCGAGGATGGTGTCAATGTTATTGGATTAACACGAGGAACAGATACGAAATTTCATCATTCAGAAAAGCTTGATAAAGGAGAAGTTCTTATCGCTCAATTTACTGAGCATACTTCAGCAATTAAAATTAGGGGAAATGCAAAAATTTTGACACAGCTTGGTGAACTTGAAAGTGAAATGAAGAAATAA
- the folE gene encoding GTP cyclohydrolase I FolE: protein MPEVNRAQIEDAVRLILEAIGENPNREGLLDTPKRVAKMYEEVFSGLNEDPKQHFETIFSEDHEELVLVKDIPFYSMCEHHLVPFFGKAHVAYIPRNGRVTGLSKLARAVEAVAKRPQLQERITSTIANSMMEKLEPHGVMVVVEAEHMCMTMRGVKKPGSKTITTAVRGVLADDAIARSEVLSLIK from the coding sequence ATGCCAGAAGTGAACCGTGCCCAAATCGAAGATGCGGTACGTTTAATATTAGAGGCAATCGGTGAAAACCCAAATCGAGAGGGATTGCTAGATACACCAAAAAGAGTGGCAAAAATGTATGAAGAAGTGTTCAGCGGATTAAATGAGGATCCAAAACAGCATTTTGAAACTATTTTTAGCGAAGACCATGAAGAGCTAGTGTTAGTAAAAGATATTCCATTTTATTCGATGTGTGAACACCATCTCGTCCCATTCTTCGGAAAAGCGCATGTCGCTTATATTCCACGAAATGGGCGTGTCACTGGTTTAAGTAAATTAGCAAGGGCAGTAGAGGCAGTTGCCAAAAGGCCACAACTACAAGAACGGATTACCTCGACCATAGCAAACAGCATGATGGAGAAATTAGAACCGCATGGGGTTATGGTCGTAGTCGAAGCAGAGCATATGTGCATGACGATGCGCGGTGTAAAAAAACCTGGCTCGAAAACAATAACTACAGCTGTTCGTGGCGTTCTTGCAGATGATGCCATCGCCCGCTCTGAAGTACTCTCCTTAATTAAATAA
- a CDS encoding HU family DNA-binding protein, with amino-acid sequence MNKTELINAVAEASELSKKDATKAVDAVFDAILDALKNGDKVQLIGFGNFEVRERAARKGRNPQTGDEIEIAASKVPAFKPGKALKDAVK; translated from the coding sequence ATGAACAAGACTGAACTTATTAATGCAGTAGCTGAAGCAAGCGAGCTTTCTAAAAAGGACGCTACTAAAGCAGTTGATGCTGTTTTTGATGCGATTTTAGATGCTTTAAAAAATGGTGATAAAGTCCAATTAATCGGTTTTGGTAACTTTGAAGTACGTGAGCGCGCAGCGCGTAAAGGTCGTAACCCTCAAACTGGCGATGAAATTGAAATCGCTGCTAGCAAAGTACCAGCTTTTAAACCAGGTAAAGCGCTTAAAGACGCAGTAAAATAA
- the spoIVA gene encoding stage IV sporulation protein A, translating to MEKVDIFKDIAERTGGDIYLGVVGAVRTGKSTFIKKFMELVVLPNIHSEAERSRALDELPQSAAGKTIMTTEPKFVPNQAATVHVDEGLNVNIRLVDCVGYTVPGAKGYEDENGPRMINTPWYEEPIPFHEAAEIGTRKVIQEHSTIGVVVTTDGTIGEIPRSNYIEAEERVINELKEVGKPFIMVVNSAQPYHPSTETLRSSLAEKYDIPVIAMSVESMRDSDVLNVLREALYEFPVLEVNVNLPSWVMVLRENHWLRESYQEAVKETVKDIKRLRDVDYVVQQFSDFEFIERAGLAGIEMGTGVAEIDLIAPDELYDDILKEIVGVEIRGKDHLLELMQDFAHAKAEYDHIADALKMVKQTGYGIASPTLADMSLEEPEIIRQGARFGVRLRAVAPSIHMIKVDVESEFAPIIGTEKQSEELVRYLMQDFEDDPLSIWNSDIFGRSLSSIVREGIQAKLSLMPENARYKLKETLERIINEGSGGLIAIIL from the coding sequence TTGGAAAAGGTCGATATTTTTAAAGATATTGCCGAAAGAACAGGCGGTGATATTTATTTAGGCGTAGTAGGAGCTGTACGAACAGGAAAATCAACATTTATTAAAAAATTTATGGAGCTTGTTGTTTTACCGAATATACACAGTGAGGCTGAAAGATCCCGTGCACTTGATGAGCTGCCGCAAAGTGCTGCGGGAAAAACAATTATGACAACTGAGCCTAAATTTGTCCCAAATCAGGCGGCCACTGTTCATGTTGATGAAGGCCTGAATGTGAATATCAGACTTGTAGACTGTGTAGGGTATACCGTTCCAGGGGCAAAGGGCTATGAGGATGAAAATGGTCCGAGAATGATCAATACGCCTTGGTATGAAGAGCCGATTCCATTTCATGAAGCCGCTGAAATTGGCACTAGAAAAGTTATCCAAGAACATTCCACCATTGGGGTAGTGGTTACAACCGATGGAACAATTGGTGAAATCCCTAGAAGTAACTATATTGAAGCGGAAGAAAGAGTGATAAATGAGCTGAAGGAAGTTGGTAAGCCATTTATTATGGTTGTGAACAGTGCGCAGCCATACCACCCAAGTACGGAAACACTGAGATCAAGTCTGGCTGAGAAATATGATATCCCTGTAATTGCCATGAGTGTGGAAAGTATGCGTGACAGTGACGTTCTCAACGTTCTCCGTGAGGCATTATACGAGTTCCCAGTGCTTGAAGTTAATGTCAACTTACCAAGCTGGGTTATGGTCCTGCGAGAAAACCATTGGCTCCGTGAAAGCTATCAGGAGGCAGTGAAAGAAACAGTAAAAGATATCAAGAGATTACGAGATGTGGACTATGTTGTCCAACAGTTTAGTGACTTTGAATTTATTGAGCGGGCTGGGTTAGCTGGTATTGAAATGGGCACAGGGGTGGCTGAAATTGATTTAATTGCTCCGGATGAATTATATGATGATATTTTAAAAGAGATCGTAGGGGTAGAAATCAGAGGGAAGGATCATCTGCTGGAACTAATGCAGGATTTTGCTCATGCCAAAGCCGAATATGATCATATTGCGGATGCTTTAAAAATGGTTAAACAAACAGGCTATGGGATTGCTTCACCTACATTAGCTGATATGAGTCTTGAAGAACCGGAAATCATCCGCCAAGGAGCAAGATTTGGAGTGAGACTGAGAGCAGTAGCTCCATCGATTCATATGATTAAAGTCGATGTTGAATCGGAATTTGCCCCAATTATTGGCACAGAAAAACAAAGCGAAGAGCTTGTCCGCTATTTAATGCAGGACTTCGAGGACGATCCACTATCGATTTGGAATTCCGATATCTTTGGGCGCAGTTTAAGTTCCATTGTCCGTGAGGGAATCCAAGCCAAGCTATCCTTGATGCCGGAGAATGCAAGATATAAATTAAAGGAAACATTAGAGAGAATCATAAATGAAGGATCTGGAGGCTTAATAGCCATTATCCTCTAG
- a CDS encoding DUF2768 domain-containing protein: MSPGMIKMWISVAGMALMFLAIITIYFSRYKLRGVLRVITAIIAYVFLIVAGLSLLIVFLG; encoded by the coding sequence TTGTCGCCAGGTATGATAAAAATGTGGATATCGGTTGCTGGTATGGCGCTTATGTTTCTTGCCATTATAACGATTTATTTTAGCAGGTATAAGTTAAGAGGGGTTCTTCGGGTTATCACAGCGATCATTGCATATGTATTTTTGATTGTTGCCGGATTGAGCCTATTGATTGTATTCCTCGGATAA
- a CDS encoding NAD(P)H-dependent glycerol-3-phosphate dehydrogenase — protein MQDKKAAIAVVGAGSWGTALAIVLADNAHEVRLWSHNEDQVKEINEFHTNKKYLPEIALPELIVGFASLSDAFVGVETVILAVPTKAIREVLGKIRAVQAGPITIAHVSKGIEPDTLLRITEMIKEEIPKELLKDVVVLSGPSHAEEVSLRHPTTVTVASENMEAAVKIQDLFINHNFRVYTNSDVIGVEIGGALKNIIALAAGITDGLGYGDNAKAALMTRGLAEIARLGTKMGANPLTFSGLTGIGDLIVTCTSVHSRNWRAGNLLGKGQTLDEVLANMGMVVEGVRTTKAAYQLAEKYDVNMPITTALYNVLFNGKNPKDAVDVLMARGKTHEMEDLVNVLDEKYTED, from the coding sequence ATGCAGGATAAAAAAGCAGCCATAGCAGTTGTAGGTGCTGGGAGCTGGGGAACAGCGCTGGCAATTGTGCTGGCGGATAATGCACACGAAGTTCGATTATGGAGTCATAATGAAGACCAGGTGAAGGAAATCAATGAATTTCACACGAACAAAAAATATTTACCTGAAATTGCACTTCCGGAATTAATTGTCGGCTTTGCTTCTTTAAGTGATGCTTTTGTAGGAGTGGAAACGGTTATCTTAGCGGTTCCGACAAAGGCTATCCGTGAAGTTCTTGGGAAAATCCGTGCCGTACAAGCAGGCCCTATCACGATCGCCCATGTAAGTAAAGGAATTGAGCCTGATACTCTTTTACGCATCACGGAAATGATTAAGGAAGAAATACCGAAAGAACTCTTAAAAGATGTTGTTGTCCTTTCAGGCCCAAGTCATGCTGAAGAGGTTAGCCTTAGGCATCCAACAACGGTAACAGTCGCTTCTGAAAATATGGAAGCTGCTGTAAAAATTCAAGATTTATTTATCAACCACAATTTTCGGGTATACACGAATTCTGATGTAATCGGAGTTGAAATTGGTGGTGCCTTAAAGAATATCATTGCTTTAGCAGCTGGCATTACGGATGGACTTGGCTATGGTGATAACGCCAAGGCAGCTTTAATGACCCGAGGATTAGCGGAAATAGCCCGTCTTGGGACAAAAATGGGCGCCAATCCACTAACATTTTCCGGATTAACTGGAATAGGTGATTTAATTGTTACCTGTACAAGCGTCCATTCAAGGAACTGGAGAGCCGGTAATTTGCTTGGTAAGGGACAAACACTTGATGAAGTACTTGCTAACATGGGAATGGTTGTTGAGGGAGTCAGAACAACGAAGGCGGCCTATCAATTAGCTGAAAAATATGATGTCAATATGCCCATAACCACTGCACTTTATAATGTTTTATTTAACGGTAAAAATCCGAAGGATGCCGTGGATGTGTTAATGGCTCGTGGCAAAACACATGAGATGGAAGATTTAGTAAATGTTTTGGATGAAAAATATACTGAAGACTAA
- the der gene encoding ribosome biogenesis GTPase Der, with amino-acid sequence MVKPVIAIVGRPNVGKSTIFNRIAGERISIVEDIPGVTRDRIYSSGEWLTHEFNIIDTGGIDIGDEPFLEQIRQQAEVAIDEADVIIFLTNGREGVTAADEEVAKILYKSKKPIVLGVNKIDNPEMRELIYDFYALGFGEPIPISGSHGLGLGDLLDEAAKHFPKNKQLDYDDDVIKFSLIGRPNVGKSSLVNAILGEDRVIVSDIAGTTRDAVDSPYTYNGEKYVIIDTAGIRKKGKVYETTEKYSVLRALRAIERSDVVLVVINAEEGIIEQDKKIAGYAHEAGRAVVIVVNKWDAIDKDEKTMKELEQKIREHFLFLSYAPIVFLSAKTKKRIHTLLPMINTASENHSMRVETSVLNDVIMDAIAMNPTPQDKGKRLKIYYATQVAIKPPTFVVFVNEPELMHFSYERFLENRIRDAFGFEGTPIKIYARERK; translated from the coding sequence ATGGTAAAACCAGTTATTGCCATTGTAGGGCGTCCCAACGTTGGAAAATCAACAATTTTTAATCGAATTGCCGGTGAACGTATTTCCATCGTTGAAGATATTCCTGGGGTAACAAGAGATCGTATTTATAGTTCAGGTGAGTGGTTGACACATGAATTTAATATTATCGATACAGGTGGAATTGATATTGGTGATGAGCCGTTTCTAGAACAAATTCGTCAGCAGGCAGAAGTGGCGATTGATGAGGCAGATGTGATTATTTTCTTAACAAATGGTCGAGAAGGAGTAACTGCCGCAGATGAAGAAGTAGCAAAAATATTATATAAATCGAAAAAGCCGATTGTGTTGGGGGTTAATAAGATCGACAACCCCGAAATGCGCGAACTAATTTATGATTTTTATGCACTTGGTTTTGGTGAACCCATTCCTATTTCTGGTTCTCATGGACTGGGTCTTGGCGATTTATTGGACGAGGCAGCAAAACACTTTCCAAAAAACAAACAATTGGATTATGATGACGATGTGATTAAGTTTTCTTTAATTGGTCGGCCAAATGTCGGAAAGTCATCACTAGTTAATGCTATTTTGGGTGAAGATCGAGTAATCGTCAGCGATATTGCCGGTACAACACGTGATGCCGTCGATTCCCCATATACGTATAATGGTGAAAAATATGTCATCATCGATACCGCAGGAATTAGAAAAAAAGGCAAAGTGTATGAAACAACTGAAAAATATAGTGTTCTCCGTGCGCTGAGAGCGATTGAACGTTCTGATGTTGTTCTTGTGGTTATTAACGCAGAAGAGGGAATCATTGAGCAGGACAAGAAGATTGCCGGTTATGCCCACGAGGCGGGGCGTGCCGTTGTTATCGTGGTCAATAAATGGGATGCGATAGATAAAGATGAGAAGACGATGAAAGAGCTTGAACAAAAGATAAGGGAACATTTCCTATTTCTAAGTTATGCGCCAATCGTGTTTTTATCAGCTAAAACGAAAAAACGAATCCATACCCTGCTGCCAATGATCAATACCGCAAGTGAAAATCACTCTATGCGGGTTGAAACAAGTGTCTTAAATGATGTGATTATGGACGCAATTGCTATGAATCCGACTCCGCAAGATAAAGGGAAACGTTTGAAAATTTACTATGCTACCCAAGTGGCCATCAAACCTCCAACATTTGTGGTCTTTGTCAATGAACCTGAATTAATGCATTTTTCCTATGAGCGCTTTCTAGAGAATCGAATTAGAGACGCCTTTGGATTCGAGGGAACCCCTATCAAAATTTATGCGAGAGAAAGAAAATAA
- a CDS encoding YpzI family protein — MGRDRQEKKLKASGRVESDRDQALHYPGATKLSGPEEARGLNDGKR; from the coding sequence ATGGGAAGAGACCGCCAAGAAAAAAAGTTAAAAGCTAGTGGAAGAGTGGAGTCAGACCGTGATCAGGCGTTGCACTATCCAGGTGCGACCAAGCTATCAGGCCCTGAAGAGGCACGGGGTTTGAATGATGGTAAAAGATAA
- the fni gene encoding type 2 isopentenyl-diphosphate Delta-isomerase codes for MSRSERKWDHIRFALQKRENNSSVFDEIKFIHQSLPNISVNDVRLDHSIGELSLSSPIFINAMTGGGGEKTYQINKELAIAAKNTGLAMAVGSQMSALKDKGERYTYEVVRKENPKGIIVANLGSEATADHAKRAIDMIAANALQIHLNVIQELTMPEGDRNFTNALKRIENLVNAVDVPVIVKEVGFGMAKETVETLSSVGVTAVDVGGSGGTNFAEIENKRRERTLSFFNEWGIPTPISIIEAVCESENIFVIGSGGFLTGLDIAKGIALGANGIGMAGFFLRILVEKGLEALEKEIETLHNELVFIMTSLGAKTISDLQNAPLIISGETFHWLNQRGIDTKRYSQRRIK; via the coding sequence GTGTCTAGATCTGAACGAAAATGGGATCACATTCGCTTTGCTTTACAAAAAAGGGAAAACAATTCATCAGTTTTCGACGAAATCAAATTTATTCATCAAAGCCTGCCGAATATCAGTGTGAATGATGTTCGGCTAGACCACTCAATTGGCGAACTTTCTTTAAGTTCGCCAATTTTTATCAATGCAATGACAGGTGGTGGCGGTGAAAAAACCTATCAAATTAATAAAGAATTAGCAATTGCTGCAAAAAATACCGGGCTAGCGATGGCTGTTGGTTCACAAATGTCTGCTTTAAAGGATAAGGGTGAGCGATATACGTATGAGGTGGTTCGAAAAGAGAACCCCAAAGGGATTATAGTAGCTAATTTAGGTAGCGAGGCAACAGCGGATCATGCCAAAAGGGCGATCGATATGATTGCGGCCAATGCCCTGCAAATACATTTAAATGTCATACAAGAACTGACCATGCCCGAGGGTGATCGGAATTTTACCAATGCCTTAAAAAGAATTGAGAATCTTGTCAATGCTGTGGATGTTCCTGTCATTGTCAAGGAAGTAGGCTTTGGCATGGCAAAGGAAACAGTTGAGACCCTTTCATCAGTGGGTGTTACTGCCGTAGATGTTGGCGGATCCGGAGGGACTAATTTTGCGGAAATTGAAAATAAACGTCGAGAAAGGACGCTTTCCTTTTTTAATGAATGGGGTATCCCGACGCCCATCTCTATCATCGAGGCAGTATGTGAATCCGAAAATATCTTTGTCATTGGCTCCGGTGGGTTTTTAACAGGACTAGACATTGCAAAGGGGATTGCACTGGGGGCAAATGGGATTGGCATGGCAGGATTCTTCTTGCGGATTCTTGTTGAAAAAGGGCTAGAAGCGTTAGAGAAAGAAATCGAAACACTCCACAATGAATTAGTTTTTATCATGACTTCATTAGGAGCTAAAACCATTTCTGATTTACAAAATGCTCCACTTATTATCTCCGGTGAAACATTCCATTGGTTGAATCAAAGAGGAATCGATACAAAACGATATAGCCAGCGCAGGATAAAATAA
- the rpsA gene encoding 30S ribosomal protein S1, whose product MSEELNQVEVKNFEIGDKVTGQVTKVEEKQVLVAVQGSKLDGIIPISELSSLHIEKASDAASEGDELELEVVKVEEEALILSKRKVDAEKAWEHLEQQFQNGEIFETEVKDVVKGGLVVDLGVRGFVPASLVEAHFVEDFSDYKGRTLSFKIVELDKEKNRLILSHRAVVEQEKGKQKQNILGALKVGQVIDGTVQRITDFGAFVDIGGIDGLVHISQLSYEHVEKPTDVVQEGQQVQVKVLSVDRDNERISLSIKETLPGPWSNISEKAPKGSILDGKVKRLVSYGAFVEVFPGVEGLVHISQIAHKHIGTPHEVLKEGQDVKVKVLDANEQDQRLSLSIKELLEKEDDGNFDYELPEESKGFQLGEVIGDKLKNLRK is encoded by the coding sequence ATGTCGGAAGAATTAAATCAAGTAGAAGTGAAGAACTTTGAAATTGGGGATAAAGTAACCGGACAAGTTACGAAGGTCGAAGAAAAACAGGTGCTTGTGGCTGTTCAAGGCAGTAAATTAGATGGGATAATCCCAATCAGTGAATTATCAAGCCTTCATATTGAAAAAGCATCCGATGCTGCTTCTGAAGGGGATGAGTTAGAGCTGGAAGTTGTAAAAGTTGAGGAAGAAGCACTTATCCTTTCAAAAAGGAAAGTTGATGCAGAAAAAGCCTGGGAGCATCTAGAACAACAATTCCAAAATGGCGAAATCTTTGAAACGGAAGTAAAGGACGTTGTTAAAGGCGGCCTTGTTGTGGATCTTGGAGTCCGTGGATTTGTTCCTGCTTCCCTTGTAGAAGCACATTTTGTCGAGGATTTTAGCGATTACAAAGGACGTACACTCTCCTTTAAAATTGTTGAACTTGATAAAGAAAAGAACCGCTTAATCCTTTCACATCGTGCAGTTGTGGAGCAAGAAAAGGGAAAACAAAAACAAAATATTCTTGGTGCACTAAAAGTGGGTCAAGTAATCGATGGGACAGTCCAAAGAATTACAGACTTTGGTGCATTTGTTGACATTGGCGGCATTGACGGTCTAGTGCACATATCACAATTATCCTATGAACATGTGGAAAAACCAACAGATGTAGTTCAAGAAGGGCAACAGGTTCAAGTAAAGGTATTAAGTGTTGACCGTGATAATGAAAGAATTTCTTTATCAATAAAAGAAACACTACCTGGGCCATGGTCCAATATTTCTGAAAAGGCACCAAAAGGCAGTATTTTAGATGGGAAAGTAAAAAGATTAGTCTCATATGGTGCATTTGTCGAAGTTTTCCCTGGTGTAGAAGGTCTTGTTCATATTTCTCAAATTGCGCATAAACACATTGGAACACCGCATGAGGTTCTAAAAGAAGGGCAAGATGTTAAAGTAAAGGTGCTTGATGCTAACGAACAAGATCAGCGATTATCATTAAGCATTAAAGAATTGCTTGAGAAAGAGGACGATGGGAACTTCGATTATGAGCTTCCGGAGGAATCAAAAGGCTTTCAGCTTGGTGAGGTTATTGGCGATAAGTTAAAGAATCTAAGAAAATAA